In the Streptomyces sp. cg36 genome, one interval contains:
- a CDS encoding non-ribosomal peptide synthetase, protein MIQSPSLPETTVAAGAVDAPASIAHGPAAEPTAVVARFEEWVRTAPQAPAVVDGERIWTYGELDAAAERVATALRDRVRPGDLVGVCLDRSTALVVSAVALARLGAVYLPLGPRPGERRIQAVTEDLDVACLIGDPGVLPGAHQDGEHLALGLPADGVNAPAAPVAAFAARRADARRAPEGTLYAVLTSGSTGRPKAVAVAEASLSVALDWYRAATGLAPGDRQSLLIGVAFDPHLLELWAALTSGAALVPAPDDTRWDAALLTDWWRDAAVTVCVAATPTVEPLLDRPWPQDLTLRHLVVGGDRMRRRPGPDVTATVHNAYGPAEATVVTTTYAMRATDARAGEVAPPPIGTPLPGTTVVVTDAEGHPVDRGQDGELRVGGHCLALGYLDPELTARRFTAPADHPGLKELDRLYRTGDRVRMDADGGLEFLGRLDDQVKISGVRIELAEVEAAFEQDPRVRTAVVTVERDGSGLARLVAHLKPALGAPAAADLLDAVRAWLPEQAVPAAVRLVDGFPLDANGKVDRTALAAADTSPAPAAPADDLAAATPGERLVLTAVRELLGRPATVLADNFTDIGGTSVVAARLLAVVERESGIRPRAHELLRSTDLGAFAALLDQRWTPRPAGA, encoded by the coding sequence ATGATCCAGTCCCCCTCCCTTCCCGAGACCACCGTCGCGGCCGGCGCCGTCGACGCCCCGGCGAGCATCGCCCACGGCCCCGCCGCCGAACCGACCGCCGTCGTCGCCCGCTTCGAGGAGTGGGTCCGCACCGCCCCGCAGGCCCCCGCCGTCGTCGACGGCGAGCGGATCTGGACGTACGGGGAACTCGACGCCGCCGCCGAGCGGGTCGCCACCGCCCTGCGCGACCGCGTACGCCCCGGTGACCTGGTCGGCGTCTGCCTGGACCGGTCCACCGCGCTGGTGGTGAGCGCCGTCGCGCTCGCCCGGCTCGGCGCCGTGTACCTGCCGCTGGGGCCGCGCCCCGGCGAGCGCCGCATCCAGGCCGTCACCGAGGACCTCGACGTGGCCTGCCTGATCGGCGACCCCGGTGTGCTGCCCGGGGCCCACCAGGACGGCGAGCACCTGGCCCTGGGCCTGCCCGCCGACGGCGTGAACGCGCCGGCCGCGCCGGTGGCCGCGTTCGCCGCCCGCCGCGCGGACGCCCGGCGCGCACCCGAGGGCACGCTGTACGCGGTCCTCACCTCCGGGTCCACCGGCCGCCCCAAGGCCGTCGCGGTCGCCGAGGCGTCGCTGTCCGTCGCCCTGGACTGGTACCGCGCGGCCACCGGCCTGGCGCCCGGCGACCGGCAGTCCCTGCTGATCGGCGTGGCCTTCGACCCGCACCTGCTGGAGCTGTGGGCCGCACTGACCTCGGGCGCCGCCCTCGTCCCGGCCCCCGACGACACCCGCTGGGACGCGGCGCTGCTCACCGACTGGTGGCGCGATGCGGCCGTGACCGTGTGCGTGGCGGCGACACCGACCGTCGAGCCGCTCCTGGACCGGCCCTGGCCCCAGGATCTGACACTGCGTCACCTCGTCGTCGGCGGCGACCGCATGCGCCGCCGCCCCGGCCCGGACGTCACCGCCACCGTGCACAACGCCTACGGCCCGGCCGAGGCCACCGTCGTCACCACCACGTACGCGATGCGCGCCACGGACGCGCGGGCGGGCGAGGTGGCGCCGCCGCCGATCGGCACGCCGCTGCCGGGCACCACCGTCGTCGTCACCGACGCCGAGGGCCACCCCGTCGACCGGGGCCAGGACGGTGAACTGCGCGTCGGCGGCCACTGCCTGGCCCTCGGCTACCTCGATCCGGAGCTCACCGCGCGGCGCTTCACCGCCCCGGCCGACCACCCGGGACTCAAGGAGCTCGACCGGCTGTACCGCACGGGCGACCGGGTCCGCATGGACGCCGACGGCGGCCTGGAGTTCCTCGGCCGCCTCGACGACCAGGTCAAGATCAGCGGCGTGCGGATCGAACTCGCCGAGGTGGAGGCCGCGTTCGAGCAGGACCCCCGGGTGCGCACGGCGGTCGTCACCGTCGAGCGCGACGGCTCCGGCCTCGCCCGTCTCGTCGCCCACCTCAAGCCCGCGCTCGGCGCCCCCGCGGCGGCCGACCTGCTGGACGCGGTCCGCGCCTGGCTCCCCGAGCAGGCCGTCCCCGCCGCCGTGCGGCTCGTCGACGGCTTCCCGCTGGACGCCAACGGCAAGGTGGACCGGACCGCGCTGGCCGCCGCCGACACCTCGCCCGCGCCCGCCGCCCCGGCGGACGACCTGGCCGCCGCCACCCCCGGCGAGCGGCTGGTCCTGACCGCCGTACGGGAACTCCTGGGCCGTCCCGCGACCGTACTCGCCGACAACTTCACCGACATCGGCGGCACTTCCGTCGTCGCGGCGCGGCTGCTGGCGGTCGTCGAGCGGGAGAGCGGCATCCGACCGCGCGCCCACGAACTGCTGCGCAGCACCGACCTGGGCGCCTTCGCCGCCCTCCTCGACCAGCGCTGGACCCCGCGACCGGCAGGAGCCTGA
- a CDS encoding non-ribosomal peptide synthetase, whose protein sequence is MTPTAQPMATAPAVLPTHATALPELVARHAARTPNALAVVDGDTTFTYGQLDRAGRALAAHLREHGVATGDRVALLTARSARTVVAQLALWGAGAVCVPLDPAQPRPRTEAMIEDAGVTLTVGDAKLLDASGLTGPVLALPEAPLGGGAPAAGAAPDSPAFIMFTSGSTGRPKGVTVSHRAIAELVTAPRYVTVNARDRVLFHSPMTFDGSTFEVWAALANGAAVVVCTVPRPSLEDLARHVERHGVTVAFFTTALFHQLAARRSRVFAQLRSVVVGGEAMAASHARDVLTAFPWLELVNGYGPTETTTFATAHTVTERDCDAPVPIGRPIAGATVHVLDADGDPVPEGDRGELWVGGTRLADGYAGRPDLTAERFVDHPTAGRLYRTGDIVSVRHDGVLDFHGRNDDQVKVRGFRIEPAEVEHALRRRPDVDDAAVAVDGAGTPEARLVAFVVAAPGPVPVPSALREQLTTVLPAHLVPDALTLVERLPLTPSGKVDRRALADRAQAGSPAADGAPAPAMGPLEQAVAEVWSRSLGSEVTRGDADFLALGGHSLLALAVTDDLREELGVELSLADFFAAPTVAAQAALVERALLAAHSDLHPENPEHRDAH, encoded by the coding sequence ATGACACCGACCGCTCAGCCCATGGCCACCGCGCCCGCCGTGCTCCCCACGCACGCCACGGCGCTGCCGGAGCTCGTGGCCCGGCACGCCGCCCGCACCCCGAACGCCCTGGCCGTCGTCGACGGCGACACCACCTTCACCTACGGGCAGCTCGACCGGGCCGGCCGCGCCCTCGCCGCGCATCTGCGCGAGCACGGGGTGGCGACCGGCGACCGGGTGGCGCTGCTGACCGCCCGCTCCGCGCGCACCGTCGTCGCCCAGCTCGCCCTGTGGGGGGCCGGAGCCGTGTGCGTGCCGCTGGACCCCGCGCAGCCCCGGCCGCGCACCGAGGCGATGATCGAGGACGCGGGGGTCACCCTCACCGTCGGCGACGCGAAGCTGCTGGACGCGTCCGGGCTCACCGGCCCCGTACTGGCCCTGCCGGAAGCGCCCCTGGGCGGCGGCGCCCCGGCGGCCGGGGCCGCGCCCGACAGCCCGGCCTTCATCATGTTCACCTCCGGCTCCACCGGCCGCCCCAAGGGCGTCACCGTCAGCCACCGGGCCATCGCCGAACTGGTCACCGCACCGCGCTATGTGACGGTCAACGCCCGTGACCGCGTGCTGTTCCACTCGCCCATGACCTTCGACGGCTCCACGTTCGAGGTGTGGGCCGCGCTCGCCAACGGCGCCGCCGTCGTGGTGTGCACCGTGCCCCGGCCCTCCCTGGAGGACCTGGCCCGGCACGTGGAGCGGCACGGCGTGACCGTCGCGTTCTTCACCACCGCGCTCTTCCACCAGCTCGCCGCCCGCCGCTCGCGCGTCTTCGCCCAGCTGCGCTCGGTCGTGGTGGGCGGCGAGGCCATGGCCGCCAGCCACGCCCGGGACGTGCTGACCGCCTTCCCCTGGCTGGAGCTGGTCAACGGCTACGGGCCGACCGAGACCACCACGTTCGCCACCGCCCACACCGTCACCGAGCGGGACTGCGACGCGCCGGTGCCGATCGGCCGCCCCATCGCGGGAGCCACGGTCCACGTCCTGGACGCCGACGGCGATCCGGTGCCCGAGGGCGACCGGGGCGAACTGTGGGTCGGCGGCACCCGGCTCGCCGACGGCTACGCGGGCCGGCCCGACCTCACGGCCGAGCGCTTCGTCGACCACCCCACCGCCGGGCGCCTCTACCGTACGGGCGACATCGTCTCCGTCCGCCACGACGGCGTCCTGGACTTCCACGGCCGCAACGACGACCAGGTCAAGGTGCGCGGCTTCCGCATCGAACCCGCCGAGGTCGAGCACGCCCTGCGCCGCAGGCCGGACGTGGACGACGCCGCCGTCGCGGTCGACGGCGCCGGTACGCCCGAGGCGCGCCTGGTGGCGTTCGTCGTCGCGGCGCCCGGCCCGGTGCCCGTCCCCTCGGCACTGCGCGAGCAGCTGACCACCGTCCTGCCCGCCCACCTGGTGCCGGACGCCCTCACCCTGGTGGAGCGCCTTCCGCTCACCCCGTCGGGCAAGGTCGACCGACGGGCGCTGGCCGACCGGGCCCAGGCCGGTTCCCCGGCCGCAGACGGGGCGCCCGCCCCGGCGATGGGCCCGCTGGAGCAGGCCGTCGCCGAGGTGTGGAGCCGGTCCCTGGGCAGCGAAGTCACCCGTGGCGACGCCGACTTCCTCGCCCTGGGCGGCCACTCGCTGCTCGCGCTCGCCGTCACCGACGACCTGCGCGAGGAGCTCGGCGTCGAGCTGTCGCTGGCCGACTTCTTCGCCGCGCCGACCGTCGCCGCCCAGGCCGCCCTGGTCGAACGCGCCCTGCTGGCCGCCCACAGCGACCTCCACCCCGAGAACCCGGAGCACCGCGATGCCCACTGA